Part of the Sodalinema gerasimenkoae IPPAS B-353 genome is shown below.
CTCGGGGGTCACTGGGGTCACGGGAGACATCAATCACAAACCGCAGAGACTGCTCAGCATCAGTGATCCCCGCCTTCAACTTTTGGGCGATCGCCTCCCGGGCCGCCGTTAAATCCAAGGTTTCAATCGTCGTTGCGTCAAGTTTAATCTCAGAACTGGACATGAACAGGGTCGCCTTTGAAAAATACTAGAGTGGGATGGTTTTCTAACCTATTGTCCTACCCTACTGTATTGGGTTTCACTTAAGCTAGAGGCAAGTTCCGCCGCCATCGGGTCTCAAAAGTCGGTACGTTACAATGGATCATAAGCAGACTGAAAACACCCCTTCCATAAGATAGATTTTTAACGCCGGTGTACCCTTGTTGAGTCTCAATCCCGCAAGACGAGTCACCCGTTCCCTGTTGATAGCAAGCCAAATACAGACCGATGAAACATGAGGCGATCGCCCTAAAACCCATCCGATCTCTCCAAGACGCACTCGATCGCTGCCAATCCCTGGGAATGAGATTGAGTCGTCAGCGTCGACTGATCCTCGAACTCCTCTGGGAGGTTCAGGATCACCTGTGCGCCCGCGATATCTACGACCAACTCAGCCGCGCTGGCAAAGAGATTGGCTACACCTCCGTTTACCAAAACCTAGAGGCCCTATCGAGCCACAACATCATCGAATGTATCGAACGCTCCGATGGCCGCCTCTATGGTAATATTAGTGACCCTCATAGCCATATCAATTGCCTCGATAGTCAGCAAATTCTCGACGTCTTTGTGGAACTCCCCCAAGACCTCATCGAACGCATTGAAGCAGAAACTGGCGTTCGGATTACCGACTATCGCATCGACTTTTTTGGCTACCGCAACCCGAACCCCAAAGGTCCTGCGGCAAATGACGCCACAGAGACCCCTGCCGTCGAGTCTAAGCTCTAGTCATTCCCCCTTATGACGATCGCCCCAAAATCCCCCATCAACCCCCCAGCAGCCCGAAAAACTGCCAATCTCTCAATTCAGTTGATGTGGGTGGGGCTAGTCATCACCGGGATCTTTATTTTAATTGCCCTGTTGGCCCCCATCCTGCAAGGAATGGGGCTGATTGCCAGTCCCACCGCCTTACTGGATCATCCCATCCACCAGCCTCCCTCCGGGGACCATTGGTTTGGGACGACTCGCCTGGGCTATGATGTCTTCTCCCGAACCCTCTACGGTTCCCAGGCAGCTTTACGGGTGGTGGTCTTAGCCACCCTGATGAGTATTTTGACCGGAGTTCCCCTCGGACTGGCCAGTGGCTATCTCGGCGGGAAAGTCGATCGCCTGTTGCTGTTTGTGATGGATGTCATCTACACCCTACCGGGGTTATTACTCTCGATTACCCTAGCCTTCGTCGTCGGACGGGGCTTATTAAATGCCGCCCTAGCCCTGAGTATTGCCTATGTGCCGCAATACTATCGAGTCGTCCGCAACCACACCGTCAGCATCAAAACTGAGTTATACATCGAAGCCGCCCAGGCGATGGGGGCTTCCACCTGGCGCATTCTCTCCAAATATCTCTTTTTTAACGCCATTCAGACCGTCCCCGTTCTCTTCGCCCTCAACGCCGCCGATGCGATCGCCATCCTCGGTGGCCTCGGCTTTCTGGGCTTAGGACTTCCCGAAGCGACCCCAGAATGGGGCAACGACCTACGGCAAGCCCTCGAAGCCCTCCCCACCGGGATTTGGTGGACAGCCCTGTTTCCTGGCTTAGCCATGACCCTGATGGTGATTGGTTTGTCCCTGTTAGGGGAAGGGTTAAACGAGTTTGTCAACCCGAAACTGCGGCAAAATCGTTAACCGTCTCAGGGACGATTTGGCGAGGGCTAGGGAATCGGGTTATGAGTCGTTGCAGCAATTGGTCTGCATCGGCCACAATCTCCGGCCAGGCGTTCCCCCGAGAACAGGGAACATGGAGAAAGAGGGCCTGGGTGGGTAAATTCGCAGTGGCAATGTCCGACAGAACCTGATAATAAGTGGCATTACAGACAAAGCGCCCCGCATGATAACTCACATCGGTATGATCGAGGCCCGCCACTAACTCCCAAACCGGCATCGGCGTACAGTAAACGCCTGGCCCCTGCACCGCTCGACGTTCCACCGTCAGGCGCGATCGCCCCTCCGCCATACCCCCCAACAGCACCCAGGGGGGACGATACTGGTGAATCGCCGCCAAGAGTTGGGCCGAGGCCTGCTGAGTATCAACCGGGAGTCGTCGCAACAGACGGGCCGACTCAGGTAAACGACCCCGCTGCTGAAGTTCCGCCAGCAGGTCATCACTGGAGTTGCTGCGGTGATGGGGTTTCCAGATATCAAAGGAGGATAACAGCACAGGGGTTAGGGATAGCTGTTCACACTCAAAGGTTCGACGAGACTTGCGTCGGAGGAACAACCGTGGCAAAGGGGTT
Proteins encoded:
- a CDS encoding ABC transporter permease, with protein sequence MWVGLVITGIFILIALLAPILQGMGLIASPTALLDHPIHQPPSGDHWFGTTRLGYDVFSRTLYGSQAALRVVVLATLMSILTGVPLGLASGYLGGKVDRLLLFVMDVIYTLPGLLLSITLAFVVGRGLLNAALALSIAYVPQYYRVVRNHTVSIKTELYIEAAQAMGASTWRILSKYLFFNAIQTVPVLFALNAADAIAILGGLGFLGLGLPEATPEWGNDLRQALEALPTGIWWTALFPGLAMTLMVIGLSLLGEGLNEFVNPKLRQNR
- a CDS encoding peptidase C15, which encodes MLLSSFDIWKPHHRSNSSDDLLAELQQRGRLPESARLLRRLPVDTQQASAQLLAAIHQYRPPWVLLGGMAEGRSRLTVERRAVQGPGVYCTPMPVWELVAGLDHTDVSYHAGRFVCNATYYQVLSDIATANLPTQALFLHVPCSRGNAWPEIVADADQLLQRLITRFPSPRQIVPETVNDFAAVSG
- a CDS encoding Fur family transcriptional regulator codes for the protein MKHEAIALKPIRSLQDALDRCQSLGMRLSRQRRLILELLWEVQDHLCARDIYDQLSRAGKEIGYTSVYQNLEALSSHNIIECIERSDGRLYGNISDPHSHINCLDSQQILDVFVELPQDLIERIEAETGVRITDYRIDFFGYRNPNPKGPAANDATETPAVESKL